A DNA window from Cobetia marina contains the following coding sequences:
- the ndk gene encoding nucleoside-diphosphate kinase → MTQRTLSIIKPDAVAKNVIGEIYSRFEKAGLQIVASKMVHLSKEQAEGFYAEHSERGFFGELVGFMTSGPVMIQVLEGEDAITKNRDLMGATNPKEAEAGTIRADFATSIDANAVHGSDAPESAAREIAYFFGDNEICPRG, encoded by the coding sequence ATGACCCAGCGTACTCTGTCCATCATCAAGCCGGACGCCGTCGCCAAGAACGTGATCGGCGAGATCTACTCTCGCTTCGAGAAGGCCGGTCTGCAGATCGTCGCTTCCAAGATGGTTCACCTGTCCAAGGAACAGGCCGAAGGCTTCTACGCTGAGCACAGCGAACGTGGCTTCTTCGGTGAGCTGGTCGGCTTCATGACCTCCGGCCCGGTCATGATCCAGGTGCTGGAAGGCGAAGACGCCATCACAAAGAACCGCGACCTGATGGGCGCTACCAACCCGAAGGAAGCAGAAGCTGGCACCATCCGTGCAGACTTCGCCACTTCCATCGACGCCAACGCCGTTCACGGTTCTGACGCGCCGGAATCCGCTGCTCGCGAAATCGCCTACTTCTTCGGCGACAACGAAATCTGCCCGCGCGGTTGA
- a CDS encoding HesB/IscA family protein: MAHLSISPSAADQIRVVLAERGHGLGLRVSVKPSGCSGYSYVLDFADEANEEDVVFVDHGATVYVDSEALAVLDGSEVDYVKDGLNRYFRFNNPNVKDECGCGESFSV, encoded by the coding sequence ATGGCACACCTGTCGATTTCCCCCTCCGCCGCCGACCAGATCCGTGTCGTGCTGGCCGAGCGCGGCCACGGCCTTGGCCTGCGCGTCTCGGTCAAGCCCAGCGGCTGCTCCGGCTACAGCTACGTGCTCGACTTCGCCGATGAGGCCAACGAGGAAGATGTCGTCTTCGTCGATCACGGCGCGACTGTCTATGTCGACAGCGAAGCGCTGGCCGTGCTCGACGGCTCCGAAGTGGACTACGTCAAGGACGGTCTGAACCGCTACTTCCGCTTCAACAACCCCAACGTCAAGGACGAGTGTGGTTGTGGCGAGAGCTTCAGCGTGTAG
- a CDS encoding aminotransferase class V-fold PLP-dependent enzyme: MPQPIYLDYAATTPVDPRVAELMMRHLTQDGTFANPASRSHMPGWLAEQAVEGARRQVADAIGADPREIVWTSGATEADNLALTGYMRANAERGRHLITSTIEHKAILDTASALEAEGFEVTRIAPQPDGRISPQSLRDALRADTILVSLMAVNNELGSLNDLDALGDIARSHGAAFHVDAAQAPGKVQLDVSRQPIDMLSLSAHKAYGPKGVGALYVRRQPQIKVEALIHGGGHERGMRSGTLPTHQIVGMGEAYRLCAEQFDADHQHLIALRQQFVAGLSGLEGVHFNTDIDVSAPGILNLAFEGVDGEAMLMALRGIAISTGSACNSASVEPSFVLTGIGVPRPLALASLRFSFGRFTTAADIESALGELRHALTSLRA; encoded by the coding sequence ATGCCCCAGCCGATCTACCTTGACTATGCTGCCACCACGCCCGTCGACCCACGCGTCGCCGAGCTGATGATGCGTCACCTGACGCAGGACGGCACCTTCGCCAACCCGGCCTCGCGCAGTCACATGCCGGGCTGGCTGGCCGAGCAGGCGGTCGAGGGCGCGCGTCGTCAGGTAGCCGACGCCATCGGCGCCGACCCGCGCGAGATCGTCTGGACCAGCGGTGCCACCGAAGCCGACAACCTGGCGCTGACCGGCTACATGCGCGCCAATGCCGAGCGTGGGCGTCACCTGATCACCTCGACCATCGAGCACAAGGCGATTCTGGATACCGCCAGTGCGCTGGAAGCCGAGGGCTTCGAGGTCACGCGTATCGCACCGCAGCCGGATGGCCGCATCAGCCCCCAGAGCCTGCGTGACGCTCTGCGCGCCGACACGATCCTGGTATCGCTGATGGCAGTGAACAATGAGCTGGGCAGCCTGAATGATCTCGATGCCCTCGGCGATATCGCCCGCTCGCATGGCGCGGCCTTCCATGTCGATGCCGCCCAGGCTCCCGGCAAGGTGCAGCTCGATGTCAGCCGACAGCCCATCGACATGCTGTCGCTGTCCGCGCACAAGGCCTACGGCCCCAAGGGGGTTGGCGCGCTGTACGTGCGACGTCAGCCGCAGATCAAGGTAGAGGCCCTGATCCACGGCGGCGGGCATGAGCGCGGCATGCGCTCCGGCACCCTGCCCACCCATCAGATCGTCGGCATGGGCGAGGCCTACCGCCTGTGCGCCGAACAGTTCGATGCCGACCACCAGCACCTGATCGCGCTGCGCCAGCAATTCGTCGCCGGACTATCCGGCCTTGAAGGCGTGCATTTCAATACCGATATAGACGTCAGCGCCCCCGGCATCCTCAACCTCGCCTTCGAAGGCGTGGACGGTGAGGCGATGCTGATGGCACTGCGCGGCATCGCGATTTCCACCGGTTCGGCCTGCAATTCCGCCAGTGTCGAACCGTCCTTCGTACTCACCGGCATCGGGGTGCCCCGTCCACTGGCGCTGGCGTCACTGCGCTTCAGCTTCGGACGCTTCACCACCGCCGCCGACATTGAATCCGCGCTCGGCGAGCTCAGGCATGCCCTGACCTCGCTGCGCGCCTGA
- the iscR gene encoding Fe-S cluster assembly transcriptional regulator IscR encodes MRLTTKGRYAVTAMLDLALHASCGPTCLADISVRQGISLSYLEQLFARLRRAGLVKSVRGPGGGYLLDVELESTSVARIIDAVNESVDATRCQGLSDCQAGDTCLTHHLWCDLSDEIHGFLDGISLADLVAREEVRQIASRQRKACEPTPITVMPGS; translated from the coding sequence ATGCGCCTGACCACCAAGGGACGCTACGCCGTCACCGCGATGCTCGATCTGGCGCTTCATGCCAGTTGTGGTCCGACCTGCCTTGCCGACATCTCCGTGCGCCAAGGCATTTCCCTGTCCTATCTCGAGCAGCTGTTCGCTCGCCTGCGCCGTGCCGGGCTGGTCAAGAGCGTACGCGGCCCGGGTGGTGGCTACTTGCTGGACGTCGAGCTGGAAAGCACCTCCGTGGCACGCATCATCGATGCCGTGAATGAATCGGTGGATGCCACCCGTTGCCAGGGACTCTCGGACTGTCAGGCAGGCGACACCTGCCTCACGCACCATCTGTGGTGTGACCTGTCCGATGAGATCCATGGCTTTCTCGATGGCATCAGCCTGGCGGACCTGGTCGCACGTGAGGAGGTTCGCCAGATTGCCAGTCGTCAGCGCAAGGCCTGCGAGCCGACACCGATCACCGTCATGCCCGGCAGCTGA
- the cysE gene encoding serine O-acetyltransferase encodes MFTRLREDINSVFARDPAARNFFEVLTNYPGLHALLAHRINHWLWRHNAKWLARTGSTLMRWLTGIEIHPGATIGRRFFIDHGMGVVIGETALIGDDVTLYHGVTLGGTTWNAGKRHPTLGDGVIVGAGAKILGPFTVGAGAKVGSNAVVTREVPAGATVVGIPGKIVKRAEPDVAEEPPVDPESREAMKEKFGFDAYGMGQDMPDPVARSMHAMLDHMHAVDKRIEQMCGTLRKLDASYRAGHLPELDDADFAQLIDELGPCGGEPADKRPQARPVTREADATPSASGHGESERQHG; translated from the coding sequence ATGTTCACTCGACTGCGTGAAGACATCAACAGCGTCTTTGCTCGCGACCCGGCGGCACGCAATTTCTTTGAAGTCCTGACCAACTATCCGGGTCTGCACGCTCTGCTGGCGCATCGCATCAATCATTGGTTGTGGCGTCACAACGCCAAGTGGCTGGCGCGCACCGGTTCGACCCTGATGCGCTGGCTGACGGGCATCGAGATCCATCCCGGTGCCACCATCGGACGCCGCTTCTTCATCGACCACGGCATGGGCGTCGTGATCGGCGAGACGGCGCTGATCGGTGATGACGTGACCCTCTATCACGGCGTCACCCTCGGCGGCACCACCTGGAATGCCGGCAAGCGTCACCCGACCCTCGGCGATGGCGTCATCGTCGGGGCCGGCGCCAAGATTCTCGGCCCGTTCACGGTCGGCGCCGGGGCCAAGGTCGGCTCCAACGCCGTGGTCACACGCGAAGTCCCGGCCGGTGCCACCGTGGTCGGGATTCCCGGCAAGATCGTCAAGCGCGCCGAACCGGACGTGGCGGAGGAGCCGCCCGTCGATCCGGAAAGCCGCGAAGCCATGAAGGAGAAGTTCGGCTTCGATGCCTACGGCATGGGCCAGGACATGCCCGACCCGGTCGCGCGCTCCATGCACGCGATGCTCGATCACATGCATGCGGTGGACAAGCGGATCGAACAGATGTGCGGCACGCTGCGCAAGCTGGATGCCAGCTATCGCGCCGGCCACCTTCCCGAGCTGGACGACGCCGATTTCGCGCAGCTGATCGATGAGCTGGGGCCCTGTGGTGGTGAGCCCGCGGACAAGCGTCCGCAGGCCCGGCCGGTTACCCGCGAAGCCGACGCCACACCCAGCGCCTCCGGTCATGGCGAGTCCGAGCGCCAGCACGGATAA
- a CDS encoding RNA methyltransferase: protein MLERLRIVLIGTSHPGNIGGAARAMLNMGLADLALVAPRCQVQCQESASRASGADTLVANAHVHETLEEAVADCSLVVGCSARSRNLPWPMITPRAFGATLADETRLPEARVAIVFGREDSGLSNEELQRCHRHVHIPTNPDFSSLNLAAAVQVLAYECRQGWLADQEAAGETPRAEDDQPFGIDWDSPLASHADLERLFEHLEKTLISIDFLDPEQPRQLMARLRRLYLRARPDSMEINILRGILSSVDKQVRLAQTDAANRTL, encoded by the coding sequence ATGCTTGAACGTCTGCGCATTGTCCTGATCGGTACCAGCCATCCCGGCAACATCGGTGGTGCAGCCCGCGCCATGCTCAACATGGGTCTGGCCGACCTCGCTCTGGTCGCGCCGCGCTGTCAGGTGCAATGTCAGGAGTCCGCCTCACGCGCCTCCGGCGCCGATACTCTGGTCGCCAATGCCCACGTGCATGAGACGCTGGAAGAGGCCGTGGCGGACTGCAGTCTGGTGGTCGGGTGCAGCGCACGCTCCCGCAATCTGCCATGGCCGATGATCACGCCGCGCGCCTTCGGCGCCACCCTGGCCGATGAGACCCGCCTGCCGGAGGCCCGCGTGGCCATCGTGTTCGGGCGCGAGGACTCCGGGCTCTCCAATGAAGAGCTGCAGCGCTGCCATCGTCACGTCCACATCCCGACCAATCCGGACTTCAGCTCGCTGAATCTGGCCGCGGCCGTGCAGGTGCTGGCCTACGAGTGCCGCCAGGGATGGCTGGCTGATCAGGAAGCCGCCGGCGAGACCCCGCGGGCCGAGGATGACCAGCCATTCGGCATCGACTGGGACAGTCCGTTGGCCAGCCACGCAGACCTCGAGCGCCTGTTCGAGCATCTGGAAAAGACGCTGATCAGCATCGATTTCCTGGACCCGGAACAACCGCGCCAGCTGATGGCACGCCTGCGCAGACTGTACCTGCGCGCCCGCCCCGACAGCATGGAAATCAACATCCTGCGCGGGATTCTCTCGTCAGTCGACAAGCAGGTCCGCCTGGCACAGACCGACGCGGCAAACCGCACTCTTTGA
- a CDS encoding inositol monophosphatase family protein, translating into MHPMVQFALRAARGAAEQFVRVRERIEVARNDNDLDTFIADTARRAEAHIVRQLERGYPQHGLSGRYTDHRDGEGQGADYHWRIEPVHGYSNLASASSGFALSVVCLFKGRAEHAVVIAPFTDEEYIVSRGRGAQHSGHRIRVTNATSIEGARLAMGLPESWQRPRHLATYLSIVQQVGPQLDTLRANGCALLDVLELAAGRVDAVYVLGLEAGDSEIVSLFLKECGALAGSADGTPVVVAEGTLMAAGARLYKALAQTMQPHL; encoded by the coding sequence ATGCATCCGATGGTCCAATTTGCGCTGCGTGCTGCACGCGGCGCCGCAGAGCAGTTCGTCCGTGTTCGTGAACGTATCGAAGTCGCGCGCAACGACAACGATCTCGATACCTTCATCGCTGACACCGCACGCCGCGCCGAAGCGCACATCGTGCGTCAGCTGGAACGCGGCTATCCGCAGCACGGCCTCTCCGGCCGTTACACCGACCATCGTGATGGCGAAGGCCAGGGCGCTGACTACCACTGGCGCATCGAGCCGGTGCACGGGTATTCCAACCTGGCATCCGCCTCTTCCGGCTTCGCGCTATCCGTGGTCTGCCTGTTCAAGGGGCGTGCCGAGCACGCCGTGGTCATCGCGCCGTTCACCGACGAAGAGTACATCGTCAGCCGTGGTCGTGGCGCCCAGCATTCCGGTCACCGTATCCGCGTGACCAATGCCACCTCCATCGAAGGTGCGCGTCTGGCGATGGGTCTGCCGGAAAGCTGGCAGCGTCCGCGTCACCTGGCCACCTACCTGTCCATCGTCCAGCAGGTCGGCCCGCAGCTCGATACCCTGCGTGCCAATGGCTGTGCACTGCTGGATGTGCTCGAACTGGCCGCCGGCCGTGTCGATGCCGTCTACGTGCTGGGTCTGGAAGCCGGTGACAGCGAGATCGTCAGCCTGTTCCTGAAGGAATGTGGCGCACTGGCCGGCAGCGCCGATGGTACGCCGGTTGTCGTGGCGGAAGGCACGCTGATGGCCGCGGGTGCCCGCCTGTACAAGGCGCTGGCGCAGACCATGCAGCCGCACCTGTAA
- the secF gene encoding protein translocase subunit SecF has protein sequence MRQFDFMSKRRAAFIVSIVLTIVAIGALVIHGLNLGLDFTGGTLVEVQYQAAPALDSVRQTLEAAGYKDVSVQTFGASNEILVRLQQSFEAGIGNDIVAHLQATGDSVNLIRAEFVGAQVGDQLRDQSGLGMLLALAVVMVYVAFRFQYKFALGALISLGHDVIILLGIFALFGLDFDLTVLAAVLAVIGYSLNDTIIVYDRIRENIRKSRTDDMPSIFNDAINATLSRTLSTSGTTLLVLLALFFLGGDMIHNFAIALIIGVVAGTFSSIYVAAALLLVVGLKRVDLIPPPKEQFEDGAP, from the coding sequence ATGCGACAGTTTGACTTCATGAGCAAGCGGCGCGCGGCCTTCATCGTCTCCATCGTGCTGACGATCGTGGCCATTGGCGCCCTTGTGATTCACGGCCTGAACCTGGGCCTCGACTTTACCGGCGGCACCCTGGTGGAAGTGCAATACCAGGCGGCGCCGGCGCTGGACAGCGTACGCCAGACACTGGAAGCCGCCGGCTACAAGGACGTCTCGGTCCAGACCTTCGGTGCCAGCAACGAGATTCTGGTGCGTCTGCAGCAGAGCTTCGAGGCCGGCATCGGCAATGACATCGTGGCGCACCTGCAGGCCACCGGCGATAGCGTCAACCTGATCCGTGCCGAGTTCGTCGGTGCTCAGGTCGGTGATCAGCTGCGTGACCAGTCCGGTCTCGGCATGCTGCTCGCCCTGGCCGTGGTGATGGTCTACGTGGCCTTCCGCTTCCAGTACAAGTTCGCCCTCGGCGCCCTCATCTCGCTGGGTCACGACGTCATCATCCTGCTGGGCATCTTCGCCCTGTTCGGACTCGACTTCGACCTGACGGTACTGGCCGCGGTGCTGGCCGTGATCGGCTACTCATTGAACGACACCATCATCGTCTACGACCGCATTCGCGAGAACATTCGCAAATCGCGTACCGATGACATGCCGTCGATCTTCAATGACGCGATCAACGCGACGCTGTCACGCACGCTGTCCACCTCCGGCACCACCTTGCTGGTGCTGCTGGCGCTGTTCTTCCTGGGCGGCGACATGATCCACAACTTCGCCATCGCGCTGATCATCGGCGTGGTCGCGGGGACCTTCTCGTCCATCTACGTGGCAGCGGCGCTGTTGCTGGTGGTCGGCCTGAAGCGCGTGGATCTGATTCCCCCGCCCAAGGAGCAGTTCGAGGACGGCGCGCCGTAA
- the secD gene encoding protein translocase subunit SecD, which yields MLNRYPLWKYLVICLVLAVGVIYALPNLYPEDPAVQISAASGADAIDQQDLDRATSALENAGITPKSEELNGSTGLIRLTSNDQQLRAKELISDTLGDDAIVALNLADATPSWLSSLGASPMKLGLDLRGGVHFQLEVDMDAAVKQRLEVNASAIKETLREERIRYRGSEVNDGTLSLTFSDDEDRSKARSLVSRDFQNFEYDERDVDRGAVLDLTLTTAAIKEIQDYAVNQNLTTIRNRVNELGVSEPLVQRQGPNRIVVELPGVQDTAAAKRVLGATANLEFRLEAASDTPSSEMETFAFRNQPGRTANIMKDVIISGDSVSSASTSFDESGRPQVNINLDGTGGSIMNRVTRAAIGRNMAVLFIEHKTRTRTVMEDGEEVEKRIPYTEKGLISLATIQSALGNSFRITGLDSPTEAKELSLLLRSGSLAAPIYFVQERTIGPSLGAENISRGILSVELGLLLVVLFMLARYKAFGVVANVALTANLAILIAAMSMLGATLTLPGIAGIVLTLGMAVDANVLIFERIREEMRSKMPLHQAVHTGFERAFTSIVDANITTLLVAVILFSIGSGPVKGFAVTLSIGILTSMFTAIMVSRGIINLAIGGKTLKKLWI from the coding sequence ATGCTCAACCGCTATCCGCTTTGGAAGTACCTGGTGATCTGCCTGGTACTTGCCGTCGGCGTGATCTACGCATTGCCGAATCTCTACCCCGAAGACCCGGCCGTGCAGATCAGTGCCGCCAGCGGCGCCGATGCCATCGACCAGCAAGATCTCGATCGCGCCACCAGCGCCCTCGAAAACGCCGGCATCACACCCAAATCCGAGGAACTCAATGGTTCCACCGGCCTGATTCGCCTCACCAGCAACGACCAGCAGCTGCGTGCCAAGGAACTGATCAGCGACACCCTTGGCGATGACGCCATCGTCGCGCTGAATCTGGCTGATGCCACGCCGTCGTGGCTTTCCAGTCTCGGCGCCTCGCCGATGAAGCTGGGGCTTGATCTGCGCGGCGGGGTCCACTTCCAGCTGGAAGTCGACATGGACGCCGCGGTCAAGCAACGCCTGGAAGTCAACGCCAGCGCCATCAAGGAAACCCTGCGCGAGGAGCGTATCCGCTACCGCGGCAGTGAGGTCAACGATGGCACGCTGAGCCTGACCTTCTCCGACGACGAAGACCGCTCGAAGGCACGTTCACTGGTCTCGCGCGACTTCCAGAACTTCGAATACGATGAGCGCGATGTCGATCGTGGGGCCGTACTGGATCTCACTCTGACGACCGCCGCCATCAAGGAGATTCAGGATTACGCGGTCAATCAGAACCTGACCACGATCCGCAATCGCGTCAACGAGCTGGGCGTCTCCGAGCCGCTGGTGCAGCGTCAGGGCCCGAACCGCATCGTGGTCGAGCTGCCGGGCGTGCAGGACACGGCCGCTGCCAAGCGCGTACTGGGTGCCACCGCCAACCTCGAGTTCCGTCTCGAAGCGGCCAGCGACACGCCCTCCAGCGAGATGGAAACCTTCGCCTTCCGCAACCAGCCGGGGCGCACCGCCAACATCATGAAGGACGTGATCATCAGCGGTGACAGTGTCTCCAGCGCCAGCACCAGCTTCGATGAAAGTGGCCGTCCGCAGGTCAACATCAACCTGGATGGCACCGGTGGCTCGATCATGAACCGCGTCACGCGTGCTGCCATCGGCCGCAACATGGCGGTGCTGTTCATCGAGCACAAGACCCGCACGCGCACCGTGATGGAGGATGGCGAGGAAGTCGAGAAGCGCATCCCCTACACCGAGAAGGGCCTGATCAGTCTGGCGACCATCCAGAGCGCGCTGGGCAACAGCTTCCGCATCACCGGTCTGGATTCCCCGACCGAGGCGAAGGAGCTGTCGCTGCTGCTGCGTTCCGGCTCGCTGGCCGCGCCGATCTACTTCGTGCAGGAACGCACCATCGGTCCGAGCCTGGGTGCCGAGAACATCTCGCGCGGCATCCTGTCCGTCGAGCTGGGCCTGCTGCTGGTCGTGCTGTTCATGCTGGCCCGCTACAAGGCCTTCGGTGTCGTCGCCAACGTGGCCCTGACCGCCAACCTGGCGATCCTGATCGCCGCGATGTCGATGCTGGGCGCTACCCTGACCCTGCCGGGCATTGCCGGTATCGTGCTGACGCTGGGCATGGCGGTGGATGCCAACGTGCTGATCTTCGAGCGTATCCGCGAGGAAATGCGCTCCAAGATGCCGCTGCACCAGGCCGTGCATACCGGCTTCGAACGCGCCTTCACCTCCATCGTCGATGCGAACATCACCACCCTGCTGGTCGCGGTGATCCTGTTCTCCATCGGCAGTGGCCCGGTCAAGGGCTTCGCGGTCACGCTGTCCATCGGCATCCTGACGTCAATGTTCACGGCGATCATGGTCTCGCGCGGCATCATCAATCTTGCCATTGGCGGCAAGACACTCAAGAAACTCTGGATCTGA
- the yajC gene encoding preprotein translocase subunit YajC has protein sequence MLEFLIPAAHAEAEAAVAGGGAIGQIVMLVGFVVIFYFLLWRPQSKRAKEHKNLISNLAKGDEIVIGGGLVGRITKVSEQFITMELNEGNEVNVQKSAVAAVLPKGTIKSI, from the coding sequence ATGCTGGAATTCCTGATTCCTGCCGCACACGCGGAAGCCGAAGCGGCTGTCGCCGGCGGCGGCGCCATCGGCCAGATCGTCATGCTGGTCGGCTTCGTGGTCATTTTCTATTTCCTGCTCTGGCGTCCGCAGTCCAAGCGCGCCAAGGAACACAAGAACCTGATCAGCAACCTGGCCAAGGGTGACGAGATCGTCATCGGTGGTGGCCTGGTCGGCCGCATCACCAAGGTCAGCGAGCAGTTCATCACCATGGAGCTGAACGAAGGCAACGAAGTCAACGTGCAGAAGTCCGCCGTGGCTGCGGTCCTGCCGAAGGGCACCATCAAGTCCATCTGA
- the tgt gene encoding tRNA guanosine(34) transglycosylase Tgt: MSFEKLATDGRARRGRMTFPRGTVETPAFMPVGTYGTVKGMTPESIKEIGAEIILGNTFHLWLRPGTEVIEAHGDLHDFAQWDKPILTDSGGFQVFSLGKTRKITEQGVHFRSPVDGSKVFMGPEESMAVQRSLGSDIVMIFDECTPYPATHDEARKSMEMSLRWAQRSRDAHGDSPSALFGIIQGGMYPDLREKSLEGLKKIDFDGYAIGGLSVGEPKDEMIKVLDYLPEWMPEDKPRYLMGVGKPEDLVEGVRRGVDMFDCVMPTRNARNGHLFTPTGTVKIRNAVHKHDTSPLDPDCDCYTCTNFSRGYLHHLDRCGEMLGSMLNTIHNLRYYQTVMAGLRGAIEAGTLQDFVEQFYAARGLPVPPLAD, encoded by the coding sequence ATGAGCTTTGAGAAGCTCGCCACCGATGGTCGCGCGCGACGCGGCCGCATGACCTTCCCGCGCGGCACGGTGGAAACCCCGGCCTTCATGCCGGTCGGCACCTACGGCACCGTGAAGGGCATGACACCGGAATCCATCAAGGAGATCGGCGCCGAGATCATCCTCGGCAACACCTTCCACCTGTGGCTGCGCCCGGGCACGGAAGTCATCGAAGCGCATGGTGACCTGCATGATTTCGCGCAATGGGACAAGCCGATCCTGACCGATTCCGGCGGCTTCCAGGTCTTCTCGCTGGGCAAGACGCGCAAGATTACCGAACAGGGCGTTCACTTCCGCTCACCGGTGGATGGCTCCAAGGTCTTCATGGGCCCGGAAGAGTCGATGGCCGTCCAGCGCTCGCTGGGGTCCGACATCGTGATGATCTTCGATGAGTGCACGCCGTATCCGGCCACGCATGATGAAGCCCGCAAGTCGATGGAGATGTCACTGCGCTGGGCCCAGCGCTCCCGCGATGCCCATGGCGATTCCCCTTCGGCACTGTTCGGCATCATCCAGGGCGGCATGTATCCGGACCTGCGCGAGAAATCCCTCGAGGGCCTGAAGAAGATCGACTTCGATGGCTACGCTATCGGTGGCCTGTCCGTGGGCGAACCCAAGGACGAGATGATCAAGGTGCTCGACTACCTCCCCGAGTGGATGCCGGAGGACAAACCGCGCTACCTGATGGGTGTCGGCAAGCCGGAGGATCTCGTGGAAGGCGTGCGCCGTGGTGTCGACATGTTCGATTGCGTGATGCCGACCCGCAACGCGCGCAACGGCCACCTGTTCACGCCGACCGGTACGGTCAAGATCCGCAATGCCGTCCACAAGCACGATACGTCACCGCTGGACCCGGACTGCGATTGCTACACCTGCACCAACTTCTCACGCGGCTACCTGCATCACCTTGATCGCTGTGGAGAAATGCTCGGTTCCATGCTCAACACCATCCACAATCTGCGCTACTACCAGACCGTGATGGCTGGTTTGCGCGGTGCAATTGAAGCGGGTACATTGCAGGACTTCGTGGAACAGTTCTATGCCGCGCGCGGCCTGCCGGTGCCGCCGCTGGCCGACTGA
- the queA gene encoding tRNA preQ1(34) S-adenosylmethionine ribosyltransferase-isomerase QueA: MSRIDSGDASGVAPSASERPLQRSDYDFSLPDELIARYPSEQRSDCRLLHLDGKSGEIVHRHFPDLLEKLEPGDVVVFNDTRVIPARLHGQKASGGKIEMLLERPLDAHRGLAHIRSSKSPKPGTELIFEGGITAVVEGRQDALFELRFHGETPMIELLNQHGHMPLPPYITRDDELSDRERYQTVYARRDGAVAAPTAGLHFDEPIMAAMAEKGIETAFVTLHVGAGTFQPVRVDSILEHHMHSEWIEVGQEACDTIARARAAGRRVVAVGTTSVRCLESAAKAHGGELAPYSGDTDIFIYPGYEWQVVDLLITNFHLPESTLLMLVSAFAGYEHTMAAYQAAVQERYQFFSYGDAMLLERA, translated from the coding sequence ATGTCACGAATCGATTCCGGCGATGCCTCTGGCGTTGCCCCCTCCGCTTCCGAGCGCCCGCTCCAGCGCAGTGATTATGATTTCAGTCTGCCGGATGAGCTGATTGCCCGCTACCCTTCCGAGCAGCGCAGTGATTGCCGTCTGCTGCACCTGGACGGCAAGAGCGGCGAGATCGTGCATCGCCACTTTCCTGACCTGCTCGAGAAGCTGGAACCCGGCGATGTCGTGGTCTTCAATGACACCCGCGTGATCCCCGCGCGCCTGCACGGCCAGAAGGCCTCCGGCGGCAAGATCGAGATGCTGCTGGAGCGTCCGCTGGATGCACACCGTGGTCTGGCGCACATCCGCTCCAGCAAGTCGCCGAAGCCGGGCACCGAGCTGATCTTCGAAGGCGGCATCACCGCCGTGGTCGAAGGTCGGCAGGACGCGCTGTTCGAGCTGCGCTTCCACGGCGAGACGCCGATGATCGAGCTGCTCAACCAGCATGGCCACATGCCGTTGCCGCCCTATATCACCCGCGATGACGAGCTGTCGGACCGCGAGCGCTACCAGACGGTCTATGCCAGGCGCGATGGCGCCGTGGCCGCACCGACGGCTGGCCTGCACTTCGATGAGCCGATCATGGCCGCCATGGCCGAGAAAGGCATCGAGACCGCCTTCGTCACCCTGCACGTCGGTGCCGGCACCTTCCAGCCGGTGCGTGTCGACAGCATTCTCGAGCACCACATGCACAGCGAGTGGATCGAGGTCGGTCAGGAAGCCTGTGACACGATTGCGCGTGCTCGTGCGGCCGGCCGTCGCGTGGTCGCTGTCGGCACCACCAGCGTGCGCTGCCTTGAAAGTGCTGCCAAGGCCCACGGTGGCGAGCTGGCACCTTACTCCGGTGACACCGACATCTTCATCTACCCCGGTTATGAATGGCAGGTGGTGGATCTGCTGATCACCAACTTCCATCTGCCGGAATCGACCCTGCTGATGCTGGTCTCGGCCTTCGCCGGTTACGAGCACACCATGGCCGCCTACCAGGCTGCCGTGCAGGAGCGCTACCAGTTCTTCAGCTATGGCGATGCCATGCTGCTGGAACGCGCCTGA